Proteins from a single region of Deltaproteobacteria bacterium:
- a CDS encoding chromate transporter — protein MEPINSSSSSRQRVAPLALFITFSQITLSAFGGAIYWTRRALVDQRKWITDKEFVELLTLGQLLPGPNVLNLTVMVGYRFGGWRGAAASVIGYLGWPCLVVIGMGYLYHRYGSLPFVSQALSGMSKVAPGLLLATVIKLAMVLPRRWRPWLLAVAAFVGVGVLRWPLFWVILGLAPLGVIAAWREAK, from the coding sequence ATGGAGCCAATCAATTCGTCCAGCTCATCGCGGCAGCGGGTCGCGCCGCTGGCGCTATTCATCACCTTTTCACAGATCACGCTGTCCGCCTTTGGCGGCGCCATCTACTGGACGCGCCGAGCGTTAGTCGATCAACGCAAGTGGATAACCGACAAAGAATTTGTCGAGCTGCTCACTCTCGGCCAACTTTTGCCTGGGCCGAACGTCCTGAATCTCACCGTGATGGTCGGCTACCGCTTTGGCGGTTGGCGCGGCGCGGCGGCGTCGGTCATTGGCTATCTCGGTTGGCCTTGCTTGGTGGTGATCGGCATGGGCTATCTCTACCATCGCTACGGCTCGCTGCCGTTTGTCTCGCAGGCGCTCTCGGGCATGTCGAAGGTTGCGCCGGGCTTGCTGCTCGCCACCGTGATCAAGCTTGCAATGGTTTTGCCGCGGCGCTGGCGCCCGTGGCTTCTTGCGGTGGCGGCCTTCGTCGGCGTCGGAGTGCTGCGCTGGCCGTTGTTTTGGGTGATTCTCGGTTTAGCGCCGTTGGGCGTGATCGCGGCATGGCGGGAGGCGAAGTGA